The Clostridium beijerinckii genomic sequence TGTACCATCAAAACCTTCTATTCCATCAACTTGTGCAACTGATGATTGTTTTAGGTTTACTGTTAAAGTATCATTGCCTACATTTATACTTTCAACTCTATATCCTTGTACTGAACTATTTACGGAAGGTATTTGTAAGTATAAAATTGCCATTTCTTTATCAGGTGATTTCATTGGAATTTCTCTTGGTGTAAAATATTTATCTTTAAACCTTTGAAACTCTTCATTAGTCAACATTAGAATCGTATCTTGCTGAATAGCTTGTTCTTCATCAGTTTTACTAAACCCAATTACATTAGAATAAAATTCTTTAAATGCTACATTTTTATTTGTCGAGCATGCAATCAAAAATTGAAACATAATTATGGTAGTAAAGATTAAAAGCAAAACTCTTTTCATATTATACTCCCACCCCTATTAATTTCATTTTTATATCTATGAAAATGATTCAGAAAATGTAGACATAGCATATATGTATAACCCCAAAACAATTACACTTATAATACCCATTGAATAAAAAATCACTTTCCATATTTTACTCTCATTCAACTACTTCCCTCCAGTATAAAAATCTATAATTAGTAATATTAATTACTATCTGAACCAAATTTCTATTCCATATAATAATTATTATAACATATATTTCAAACCACCACATAAACTGCTTATATCATAGCTCTCTACGATCCTTTTACTAAGGACATATCAGAAAAGTGCAAAAAAATAGAGGGCACAAGATTACTCTCATGCCCTTTAAACTATTTTATTTCATAAAACCAACATCCTAACGTATCTTTTAATTCCAAACATTTGCTCATAGGCAAATTTTGAGTTTCAACCCAAATTCCCTTTTCATTTGAATTAGCATAGATACGAATATCTTCAAAATATTCTTGCACATATTCCATGTCAACTCCAGCAAAACTTCCATCACCTCTATATCCAATTGGAAGATAATTGGTTCTTACATATCCATTAGTTTTATTTATTATTCCATCATTAAACTCATTCATATCGCAATCAGTATCTATACCATTTACACATCCTGTTTCAGAATATTGGTGGCCCACTCTATTAGCAAAGAAATTAGAATTTAATTTCCATGGATTATTATTATAATTCGCCTCCCATAGTGGATAACCAGCAATTCTATCATCCAAGTTATCTGTAAAACTAGTATAAGTATAAATACCAATTTGCATATTTGATATCTCTTTAAATTTAGCAATAAATCTTAATACAAAGTCCATTAATCCATCAAAATTACTTTCTACATCTAACATTGGAATTAGATCATTTGCTTTATCCTTTATAGCATTATAGAAACTATTAGCCTGAGTTTCTGGCTCGCTAGTCCCAACCAAGAAATGATAAAATCCTGTTTTTAATCCTTCGCAATGTGCATTGGAATAATTAACCTCTAAACATCGATCTTTGAATGTTGTACCTTCTGTAGCTTTAATGTAAACAGCTTCTATTCCTGAATCTTTCACCTGTCCAAAATTTATGCTTCCATTATGATTACTTACGTCTATGCCTTTCATATATACCATCCTTTCTACTACACCTCTTTTATTAGTTATTTTTATATAATAAAAACACCTACTTTTTGATATGCTCCCTTTATAATAGTCAGTTAAAATAATAAACTTGACAGTATGAAGGGATAATATCATTTCCGTAAATGTTTTTAGTTCATCTACTATTATAGATGATTTCAATATTAATTTTTTATAGATATTATTTAGGATTTCTAAAATTTTTCTATTAATTTTATTTTGCTCCAAGTGAATAATCTATTTATTTAATGCTGGTTATTTATAAATTGTTTTACCGATATAATTCTAATGATATATTTAAAGTAATAATAATTTTTAATTTTTTTGTAACGAAATCTTTTTTTAATAGTCATATATATAAGTACTAAAAATCTACCTAAATCTTTGAATAACCATTTTAAGATTTATATTGTAAAAGGGGAGGCAGATGAAAAAAACAGATTTTGAAATAATATATGAATTATATGTTAAGAATGTATTTAAGTTCTTACTAAAATTAACTAAAGACTATGATTTAGCAGAAGACTTAACACAAGAGACTTTTGTAAAGGCATTTAATAAAATTGAAAGTTTTAAAGGAAAAAGTAAATTGATTGTTTGGCTGTGTCAAATAGGAAAAAACTTATATTTTGATTATTTAAAAAAGACATCTAAAATAATTGATATTGAAAACATACAAAAAATGGAGTTTAATACAGAAAATCTTTTAGAAGATGATTTTGTTAAAAAAGATGAATTAAGTTATATTTTAAAAATAGTTATGCAAATGTGTGATCCTTACAAAACCGTATTCTTTAGTAGGACATATTTAGAATTAAGTTATAAAGAGATAGGTAAAAAATATGGTAAAAATGAAACCTGGGCAAGAGTTACATTTCATCGTGCAAAACTAATGTTACAAAAAAGCCTAAAGGAGATGAAAATATGAAATGTGAAGTAATTATGGACTTGTTACCTGCATACATCGATAATACATGCAGTCCCGAAAGCAAACTTCTTGTAGAAGAGCATTTACATGATTGTGCACAGTGTAGAAAACTTTTCAAAGAGTCTACAGAAAATGTTGAGGCCAAAAGTTATGATTATAGTGACACTTATGCTAATCTCCAAGAGAAAGATTTATTACTGAATGCTAAAAAGAATATACGATTTGAGACCATAAAAAAAATATTTAAAGTTATATATACTGTTATTATTGGTCTTAATATATTAGGGATAATTGTTGGATATCTTTCTATTAAAATAGGTTATGATTTAGAATATCCAAGATTCTATTTTGGAAGTTTAGGGCTTAAAACATATAGTATCTTATTTATTATGTTTATGCTTCCTTTACTTTGCAGTATCTTAGGAAAAATTATTTTAAGTAAGACGAATTATATTAAATCATACGGATGGAAAATTATATTAAATGTTTTAGCTTTATTAATTTCTATCATGTTAAGTTTGGCTAGTGGATTTATGTTAGTTTTTGTAACTCCTCCATTAGATTCATTTACAAATTCACCTAATAATTACTTACATGTTGGTAATGATATGCGTAAATATGAAGCCATTTATAAGAATTTTTTCCCTGAAAAAGTGCCAGATGATGCTGAAAATATAGACTATTTCTACAGAAAATATAACGGTTTATTTGAAACAACAAGTAGAATTTCAGCTTCTTGGTCATTGCCAGAAGAATCTTATGAATACTATAAACAAATAATTGAAAAAAATTCAACAATGAATGAAATTGAAGCTAATAAATATGAAATATATTTGTCTGGCTACACTTATCCCCCTAACTTAAAATTAAATTTTGAATTTAATGATGAGAAAAAAGAACTAAAATATACTGCAATAATTGAAAAGAAGTAATAAGCTTATCATTAATAGTTAGTTTAGGAAATAAGATCTTCGAAAAATCAAAGAGTCTACAGTAAAATGCTGTAGACTCTATTTTGGGTATTTTATATACATGAATATGACTATTGATTATAATATTATTATATATGTTGCGATTCACAAGCCACATTCCCCTTGAAGTTTTCAATTTTACAACAAATATTTCCGAGGAAATACCTTTTCCCAAAATCATTATGATATATACTTTTCCATCTTAGTAGCTGCCTGCTTTTCTAGCTGTTTTATCCTTTGATAAGATAGCTTTAATTTTTCCTGAACGACATAATATTTTCTATGTTCTATA encodes the following:
- a CDS encoding zf-HC2 domain-containing protein produces the protein MKCEVIMDLLPAYIDNTCSPESKLLVEEHLHDCAQCRKLFKESTENVEAKSYDYSDTYANLQEKDLLLNAKKNIRFETIKKIFKVIYTVIIGLNILGIIVGYLSIKIGYDLEYPRFYFGSLGLKTYSILFIMFMLPLLCSILGKIILSKTNYIKSYGWKIILNVLALLISIMLSLASGFMLVFVTPPLDSFTNSPNNYLHVGNDMRKYEAIYKNFFPEKVPDDAENIDYFYRKYNGLFETTSRISASWSLPEESYEYYKQIIEKNSTMNEIEANKYEIYLSGYTYPPNLKLNFEFNDEKKELKYTAIIEKK
- a CDS encoding GH25 family lysozyme; this encodes MKGIDVSNHNGSINFGQVKDSGIEAVYIKATEGTTFKDRCLEVNYSNAHCEGLKTGFYHFLVGTSEPETQANSFYNAIKDKANDLIPMLDVESNFDGLMDFVLRFIAKFKEISNMQIGIYTYTSFTDNLDDRIAGYPLWEANYNNNPWKLNSNFFANRVGHQYSETGCVNGIDTDCDMNEFNDGIINKTNGYVRTNYLPIGYRGDGSFAGVDMEYVQEYFEDIRIYANSNEKGIWVETQNLPMSKCLELKDTLGCWFYEIK
- a CDS encoding RNA polymerase sigma factor, yielding MKKTDFEIIYELYVKNVFKFLLKLTKDYDLAEDLTQETFVKAFNKIESFKGKSKLIVWLCQIGKNLYFDYLKKTSKIIDIENIQKMEFNTENLLEDDFVKKDELSYILKIVMQMCDPYKTVFFSRTYLELSYKEIGKKYGKNETWARVTFHRAKLMLQKSLKEMKI